A single window of Liolophura sinensis isolate JHLJ2023 chromosome 6, CUHK_Ljap_v2, whole genome shotgun sequence DNA harbors:
- the LOC135468652 gene encoding uncharacterized protein LOC135468652 yields MFGKSSLLYVCLVVVITISFLAAEPHMSFEAIDSLFDIEDRLEIHSLKDPVPLYRKDLDHRYVAYWQITANDDDQLIVSAGPQTGDYKLVFQGKSPTMTSILDHIAWEGGHRCQRYYMLSPDVTLMCEDGNGRVIATTRDSYIKYKPISNDTSLRYRFIEKNCHTLKMDWTERAKKVEQDGVWDEMSFIPKEAIYQADEDDLEADGLFILHRGQTVKIPFTGKERITLSSPDHSEHRLCELFNICTPDKRGVVDTTIAQKNAYGMSYIAITIPESMHGKDVRFNVHVYTSLGLVIKRYYIDLNSRSKRQTYTPWTEVSIGHESFFPDYGQFDIESGCAVGCGPVAWAMIFGYFDRRSHQQTSVYGSGSQNLFRCGADGTTGAASCEAPPLNNNQIQEYIKVLRGILKTFCLAGQGATPHFLMNSIESFFQERQTTGSPDIVSHERGFLSFLGVDSSTIRDKGLAALRAGWPIIPGIRVSGIFSQHYPVATKYRSRMKIQRRCFFWKCWNERTTEYEMYLHMGWGSFYNGWRSANMYFVTYAKY; encoded by the exons ATGTTCGG GAAATCAAGTCTGCTTTATGTGTGTCTGGTTGTCGTAATTACCATCAGTTTTCTTGCTGCGGAGCCACACATGTCCTTCGAGGCAATAGACTCGCTGTTCGATATAGAGGACCGGCTGGAAATTCATTCTCTGAAAG ACCCTGTTCCACTGTATAGAAAGGATCTCGATCATAGATACGTGGCCTACTGGCAGATTACTGCAAATGATGACGATCAGCTAATTGTGTCCGCTGGCCCTCAGACAG GAGACTACAAACTGGTTTTCCAGGGTAAATCACCCACCATGACGAGCATACTTGATCACATCGCCTGGGAAGGTGGGCACCGATGTCAAAGATACTACATGCTGTCTCCTGACGTCACCCTAATGTGCGAGGATGGAAATGGTCGAGTGATAGCAACAACCAGAGATTCCTACATTAAATACAAG CCAATTTCGAACGACACGTCTTTGCGGTACAGATTTATCGAGAAGAACTGTCACACCCTGAAAATGGACTGGACTGAGAGAGCGAAGAAAGTGGAACAAGATGGGGTTTGGGACGAAATGAGCTTCATACCTAAGGAGGCAATATATCAAGCTGATGAAGACGACTTGGAAGCTGACGGACTCTTCATCCTTCATCGCGGACAAACAGTTAAAATTCCATTCACAGGCAAAGAAAGAATCACACTGTCCAGTCCAGACCACAGTGAGCACAGACTTTGTGAACTCTTCAATATCTGTACACCAGACAAAAGAGGGGTTGTGGACACGACTATAGCTCAAAAGAACGCTTATGGGATGTCCTACATCGCTATAACAATACCTGAATCCATGCACGGGAAAGACGTTCGGTTTAATGTTCATGTGTACACAAGTTTAGGTTTGGTGATCAAACGGTATTACATCGACCTGAACAGTCGATCAAAGCGACAAACATACACACCTTGGACGGAGGTCAGTATAGGGCACGAGTCCTTCTTCCCGGACTATGGGCAGTTCGATATTGAATCTGGTTGTGCGGTGGGCTGCGGACCTGTAGCATGGGCAATGATATTCGGCTACTTCGACAGGCGTTCTCATCAACAGACATCGGTCTATGGAAGCGGAAGCCAAAACCTCTTCCGGTGCGGCGCAGACGGTACAACCGGAGCGGCTTCATGTGAAGCCCCGCctttaaacaacaaccaaatacaGGAATACATCAAGGTTTTGCGAGGCATCTTGAAGACCTTCTGCCTAGCAGGCCAGGGAGCAACACCACATTTTCTCATGAACAGCATCGAGAGCTTTTTCCAGGAACGgcagaccactggatctccagATATCGTTTCGCATGAACGTGGTTTCCTGAGCTTCTTAGGAGTTGACAGCTCAACTATCAGAGACAAAGGCCTGGCTGCCTTGAGAGCTGGTTGGCCAATAATTCCGGGTATTCGAGTCAGCGGAATATTCTCTCAACACTACCCCGTGGCCACGAAGTATAGATCGCGCATGAAAATACAGAGGAGGTGCTTTTTCTGGAAATGCTGGAACGAACGGACGACCGAGTACGAGATGTATCTCCACATGGGCTGGGGAAGCTTTTACAATGGTTGGCGTTCTGctaacatgtattttgtcacatATGCCAAATATTAA